One window from the genome of Populus alba chromosome 15, ASM523922v2, whole genome shotgun sequence encodes:
- the LOC118050980 gene encoding uncharacterized protein isoform X1, whose translation MSRFRRPNDDDEEEEEDDDDDFQNDMEALRQACLLTGTNLTNISPSAAVSDRSGEADGNSCGDASVSDSGSEDDFELFRSVQNRFATSADSLEPLSLRPLCALLPVSDDEEDDFETLCAVKRRFAAYDNNNNEEKLKTEMEKPEVGVSDNSLVERNTACEVLPVTEQDDNAANLLGDNVEIGNSASAEENELDGGRLSMLELDYSSFPKSAQVFIDAIKRNRSCQKFIQNKLIQIEARIEENNKLKSKVKILKDFQFSCRKITGMALSLRKDPRIQLVSARKKSDSKHPKVNGKKVSPLQDGPVENSHVANYRTALTNFPLSLNRKKWTETEKENLGKGVRQQFQEMMLQFSMDQFSSSEGSPEDGKNLDSILASIRDLEITPEKIREFLPRVNWDQLASLYVAGRSGAECEARWLNFEDMLINQSPWTIKEDKNLLLIVQEKGVTNWFDIAVSLGTNRTPSQCLSRFQRSLNARILKREWTKEEDAQLRIAVETYGESDWQSVASTLEGRAGTQCSNRWKKTLHPAIRRVGRWTLDEDKRLKVAVKLFGPKKWDKIAQFVPGRTQVQCRERWVNCLDPSMNRDEWTEEEDLRLKAAIEECGYCWSKVAERLPQRTDNQCLRRWKVLVPHEVPLLQAARRMQKAALISNFVDRESERPALSPNDFVPLAITGLVSEPEKMDQSRKRKRKLRREESQMEKVAAPGNALKKIRSNRSRKKVQISSKEVPEIPDGTQVGNLGGSRSVVTETTMEYCPENNSHAERGQDHPSSNSNLTPLMTTSFQGVDSSQSQWLPDLHPKGHKHVDRDGNSKSLLLSPPENLDAGIINGDVSQTFPPNSTTSSKKRRANKQHSRKNICAKSSEGSSVLSETTIDASALVNLVTTNEEDNILGQRDAPGKKRVPKLHSESSEWTGSLDCLLPPLENSELRVTGTEIMNKSSLFGTPTNEKRKALKLPCRRKRRNEEPSRKDQCFAAVPFQQDTSKKSKARGKSCSKKVLETKNEDDVVLASFLTDKSKKKRLKVAQNADQARLSSSMITRPEVLSRVDQPSNGNKLLSVVHNIEGQTCSDGRSSENGLSCDTNAHRSNHMQTERCELDVNNHGIFAPMEGVREPGSIDQEAVLEPGDISPAGSGSGVNTHSHARKGPQLHSKGAEQPRRGTDPDNLSCSVKNSIGSSSKPTIIGHDIEPGGRSSHSPSASGEALKYYKRRSKR comes from the exons ATGTCTCGTTTCCGACGCCCGAATGACGacgatgaggaggaggaggaagatgaCGACGACGACTTCCAAAACGACATGGAGGCTCTCAGGCAAGCTTGCTTACTAACTGGCACTAACCTCACCAATATCTCTCCTTCCGCCGCTGTCTCCGACAGAAGCGGTGAAGCAGATGGAAATTCCTGTGGTGACGCCTCCGTTTCGGATTCGGGGAGCGAGGATGACTTTGAATTGTTTCGGAGCGTCCAGAATCGGTTTGCGACATCGGCGGATTCACTCGAGCCGTTGTCTTTAAGACCTCTTTGTGCGCTTCTGCCGGTTTCAGATGATGAGGAGGATGATTTCGAAACACTCTGTGCTGTTAAACGCCGTTTTGCCGCCTAtgataacaataacaatgaaG aaaaattgaaaactgAAATGGAGAAACCTGAGGTTGGAGTTTCGGATAATTCATTAGTTGAAAGAAATACTGCTTGTGAAGTGTTACCTGTTACTGAACAAGATGATAATGCTGCGAATTTGCTTGGTGATAATGTGGAGATAGGGAATTCTGCTTCTGCTGAGGAGAATGAATTGGATGGTGGTAGATTATCTATGTTGGAGTTGGACTACTCTAGTTTTCCGAAGTCGGCTCAGGTGTTTATTGATGCAATTAAGAGGAATAGGTCGTGTCAGAAGTTTATTCAAAATAAGTTAATTCAGATTGAAGCAAGAATTGAGGAGAATAATAAATTGAAGAGCAAggtgaaaattttgaaagattttcAGTTTTCGTGTAGAAAAATTACGGGAATGGCATTGTCCTTGAGGAAGGATCCACGGATACAATTAGTGTCAGCACGAAAGAAATCAGATTCTAAGCATCCAAAG GTTAATGGTAAAAAGGTCTCTCCTTTGCAAGATGGGCCAGTGGAGAACTCGCATGTTGCTAATTATAGAACAGCATTGACTAATTTTCCACTCTCACTGAATCGTAAAAAGTGGACAGAGACAGAGAAGGAAAATCTTGGAAAGGGAGTAAGACAACAATTCCAAGAAATGATGCTTCAGTTTTCCATGGATCAATTCAG TAGTTCAGAAGGATCTCCTGAAGATGGAAAAAATTTGGATAGCATTCTAGCATCAATCAGAGATCTTGAAATTACCCCAGAAAAGATTAGAGAGTTTCTTCCAAGGGTTAATTGGGATCAGTTGGCTTCCTTGTATGTTGCAGGTCGCTCTGGTGCAGAGTGTGAAGCACG GTGGCTGAATTTCGAAGACATGTTGATAAATCAAAGTCCTTGGACCATCAAAGAGGATAAGAATCTCTTGTTAATTGTCCAGGAAAAGGGGGTCACTAACTGGTTTGATATTGCAGTATCATTGGGAACAAATAGGACTCCATCTCAGTGTCTATCTCGCTTCCAGAGGAGTTTAAATGCACGCATATTGAAGAGGGAGTGGACCAAGGAGGAGGATGCTCAACTTCGCATTGCTGTAGAAACTTATGGTGAAAGCGATTGGCAGTCTGTGGCTTCTACTTTGGAAGGACGGGCTGGTACTCAATGCTCTAACAG ATGGAAGAAAACCCTCCATCCTGCCATACGAAGGGTTGGGAGGTGGACTCTGGATGAAGACAAACGCCTGAAAGTAGCTGTAAAGCTTTTTGGTCCAAAGAAATGGGACAAAATAGCTCAATTTGTGCCAGGTAGAACTCAAGTGCAGTGTAGAGAAAG ATGGGTTAATTGTTTAGATCCTTCTATGAATCGGGATGAATGGACTGAAGAAGAGGATTTGAGGTTAAAAGCAGCAATTGAAGAATGTGGATATTGCTGGTCTAAGGTTGCTGAACGTCTCCCACAACGAACTGATAATCAGTGTTTGAG GAGATGGAAGGTGTTGGTTCCACATGAAGTGCCTCTGTTACAGGCAGCTAGGAGGATGCAGAAAGCTGCTCTTATAAGCAACTTCGTAGATCGTGAGTCAGAGCGGCCAGCACTCAGCCCAAATGATTTTGTTCCACTGGCAATTACAGGACTAGTATCTGAACCTGAAAAGATGGATCAATCTAGGAAACGTAAGAGAAAGTTAAG GAGGGAAGAATCTCAGATGGAAAAAGTTGCTGCGCCTGG TAATGCTTTAAAGAAGATTAGATCAAACAGGAGTAGGAAAAAGGTGCAAATTTCTTCCAAGGAAGTGCCAGAGATACCTGATGGCACTCAGGTTGGCAACTTAGGTGGAAGTCGTTCTGTTGTGACTGAGACAACAATGGAATACTGTCCAGAAAATAACAGTCATGCTGAACGAGGTCAAGATCATCCATCATCTAATTCTAATTTGACACCATTAATGACAACCAGCTTTCAAGGGGTTGATTCCAGTCAGAGCCAGTGGCTTCCCGACTTGCATCCTAAGGGACATAAGCATGTGGACAGAGATGGAAACAGCAAGAGTCTTCTCCTGTCACCCCCTGAAAACTTGGATGCTGGAATAATAAATGGTGACGTTTCTCAGACCTTCCCCCCGAACAGTACCACatcaagcaagaaaagaagagcTAATAAGCAGCATTCTAGGAAGAACATATGTGCTAAATCAAGTGAAGGGAGTTCTGTGTTATCAGAAACAACTATTGATGCTAGTGCATTGGTTAATTTAGTGACAACCAATGAAGAGGACAACATACTTGGTCAGCGTGATGCTCCTGGCAAGAAGAGGGTACCCAAGCTGCATTCAGAGAGTTCAGAATGGACTGGTAGCCTTGACTGTCTGCTGCCGCCACTCGAGAATTCAGAATTAAGAGTAACTGGTACTGAAATCATGAACAAATCCTCTTTATTTGGGACCCCTACAAATGAGAAGAGGAAGGCTTTGAAGCTTCCATGCAGgaggaaaagaagaaatgaagaacCATCAAGGAAAGACCAATGTTTTGCTGCTGTTCCTTTTCAGCAGGATACcagcaaaaaatcaaaagccaGAGGCAAATCTTGTTCTAAGAAGGTTTTAGAAACCAAAAATGAAGATGATGTTGTGCTTGCCTCCTTCCTTACGgataaatcaaagaagaaaagacTTAAAGTTGCACAAAATGCTGATCAGGCTCGCTTATCCTCCAGTATGATAACGAGGCCTGAAGTGCTCTCCAGAGTAGATCAACCTAGCAATGGTAATAAATTGTTGTCTGTTGTGCACAATATCGAAGGACAGACATGCTCCGATGGCAGAAGTTCAGAAAATGGTTTATCCTGTGATACGAATGCACATCGATCAAATCATATGCAGACAGAGCGCTGTGAGTTAGATGTGAACAATCATGGCATATTCGCTCCCATGGAAGGAGTGAGAGAACCAGGAAGCATCGACCAGGAAGCTGTTCTTGAGCCTGGTGACATTTCTCCTGCTGGAAGTGGTTCTGGGGTTAACACCCACTCCCATGCAAGAAAGGGGCCGCAGCTGCATTCCAAAGGGGCAGAACAACCTCGCCGTGGTACAGATCCAGACAACTTGTCATGTTCTGTAAAGAACTCAATTGGATCAAGCAGCAAGCCAACTATCATAGGCCATGACATTGAGCCAGGTGGACGGTCTAGCCACTCTCCATCAGCCAGTGGGGAAGCCTTAAAGTATTATAAAAGACGTTCAAAACGCTGA
- the LOC118050980 gene encoding uncharacterized protein isoform X3 — protein MSRFRRPNDDDEEEEEDDDDDFQNDMEALRQACLLTGTNLTNISPSAAVSDRSGEADGNSCGDASVSDSGSEDDFELFRSVQNRFATSADSLEPLSLRPLCALLPVSDDEEDDFETLCAVKRRFAAYDNNNNEEKLKTEMEKPEVGVSDNSLVERNTACEVLPVTEQDDNAANLLGDNVEIGNSASAEENELDGGRLSMLELDYSSFPKSAQVFIDAIKRNRSCQKFIQNKLIQIEARIEENNKLKSKVKILKDFQFSCRKITGMALSLRKDPRIQLVSARKKSDSKHPKVNGKKVSPLQDGPVENSHVANYRTALTNFPLSLNRKKWTETEKENLGKGVRQQFQEMMLQFSMDQFSSSEGSPEDGKNLDSILASIRDLEITPEKIREFLPRVNWDQLASLYVAGRSGAECEARWLNFEDMLINQSPWTIKEDKNLLLIVQEKGVTNWFDIAVSLGTNRTPSQCLSRFQRSLNARILKREWTKEEDAQLRIAVETYGESDWQSVASTLEGRAGTQCSNRWKKTLHPAIRRVGRWTLDEDKRLKVAVKLFGPKKWDKIAQFVPGRTQVQCRERWVNCLDPSMNRDEWTEEEDLRLKAAIEECGYCWSKVAERLPQRTDNQCLRRWKVLVPHEVPLLQAARRMQKAALISNFVDRESERPALSPNDFVPLAITGLVSEPEKMDQSRKRKRKLSNALKKIRSNRSRKKVQISSKEVPEIPDGTQVGNLGGSRSVVTETTMEYCPENNSHAERGQDHPSSNSNLTPLMTTSFQGVDSSQSQWLPDLHPKGHKHVDRDGNSKSLLLSPPENLDAGIINGDVSQTFPPNSTTSSKKRRANKQHSRKNICAKSSEGSSVLSETTIDASALVNLVTTNEEDNILGQRDAPGKKRVPKLHSESSEWTGSLDCLLPPLENSELRVTGTEIMNKSSLFGTPTNEKRKALKLPCRRKRRNEEPSRKDQCFAAVPFQQDTSKKSKARGKSCSKKVLETKNEDDVVLASFLTDKSKKKRLKVAQNADQARLSSSMITRPEVLSRVDQPSNGNKLLSVVHNIEGQTCSDGRSSENGLSCDTNAHRSNHMQTERCELDVNNHGIFAPMEGVREPGSIDQEAVLEPGDISPAGSGSGVNTHSHARKGPQLHSKGAEQPRRGTDPDNLSCSVKNSIGSSSKPTIIGHDIEPGGRSSHSPSASGEALKYYKRRSKR, from the exons ATGTCTCGTTTCCGACGCCCGAATGACGacgatgaggaggaggaggaagatgaCGACGACGACTTCCAAAACGACATGGAGGCTCTCAGGCAAGCTTGCTTACTAACTGGCACTAACCTCACCAATATCTCTCCTTCCGCCGCTGTCTCCGACAGAAGCGGTGAAGCAGATGGAAATTCCTGTGGTGACGCCTCCGTTTCGGATTCGGGGAGCGAGGATGACTTTGAATTGTTTCGGAGCGTCCAGAATCGGTTTGCGACATCGGCGGATTCACTCGAGCCGTTGTCTTTAAGACCTCTTTGTGCGCTTCTGCCGGTTTCAGATGATGAGGAGGATGATTTCGAAACACTCTGTGCTGTTAAACGCCGTTTTGCCGCCTAtgataacaataacaatgaaG aaaaattgaaaactgAAATGGAGAAACCTGAGGTTGGAGTTTCGGATAATTCATTAGTTGAAAGAAATACTGCTTGTGAAGTGTTACCTGTTACTGAACAAGATGATAATGCTGCGAATTTGCTTGGTGATAATGTGGAGATAGGGAATTCTGCTTCTGCTGAGGAGAATGAATTGGATGGTGGTAGATTATCTATGTTGGAGTTGGACTACTCTAGTTTTCCGAAGTCGGCTCAGGTGTTTATTGATGCAATTAAGAGGAATAGGTCGTGTCAGAAGTTTATTCAAAATAAGTTAATTCAGATTGAAGCAAGAATTGAGGAGAATAATAAATTGAAGAGCAAggtgaaaattttgaaagattttcAGTTTTCGTGTAGAAAAATTACGGGAATGGCATTGTCCTTGAGGAAGGATCCACGGATACAATTAGTGTCAGCACGAAAGAAATCAGATTCTAAGCATCCAAAG GTTAATGGTAAAAAGGTCTCTCCTTTGCAAGATGGGCCAGTGGAGAACTCGCATGTTGCTAATTATAGAACAGCATTGACTAATTTTCCACTCTCACTGAATCGTAAAAAGTGGACAGAGACAGAGAAGGAAAATCTTGGAAAGGGAGTAAGACAACAATTCCAAGAAATGATGCTTCAGTTTTCCATGGATCAATTCAG TAGTTCAGAAGGATCTCCTGAAGATGGAAAAAATTTGGATAGCATTCTAGCATCAATCAGAGATCTTGAAATTACCCCAGAAAAGATTAGAGAGTTTCTTCCAAGGGTTAATTGGGATCAGTTGGCTTCCTTGTATGTTGCAGGTCGCTCTGGTGCAGAGTGTGAAGCACG GTGGCTGAATTTCGAAGACATGTTGATAAATCAAAGTCCTTGGACCATCAAAGAGGATAAGAATCTCTTGTTAATTGTCCAGGAAAAGGGGGTCACTAACTGGTTTGATATTGCAGTATCATTGGGAACAAATAGGACTCCATCTCAGTGTCTATCTCGCTTCCAGAGGAGTTTAAATGCACGCATATTGAAGAGGGAGTGGACCAAGGAGGAGGATGCTCAACTTCGCATTGCTGTAGAAACTTATGGTGAAAGCGATTGGCAGTCTGTGGCTTCTACTTTGGAAGGACGGGCTGGTACTCAATGCTCTAACAG ATGGAAGAAAACCCTCCATCCTGCCATACGAAGGGTTGGGAGGTGGACTCTGGATGAAGACAAACGCCTGAAAGTAGCTGTAAAGCTTTTTGGTCCAAAGAAATGGGACAAAATAGCTCAATTTGTGCCAGGTAGAACTCAAGTGCAGTGTAGAGAAAG ATGGGTTAATTGTTTAGATCCTTCTATGAATCGGGATGAATGGACTGAAGAAGAGGATTTGAGGTTAAAAGCAGCAATTGAAGAATGTGGATATTGCTGGTCTAAGGTTGCTGAACGTCTCCCACAACGAACTGATAATCAGTGTTTGAG GAGATGGAAGGTGTTGGTTCCACATGAAGTGCCTCTGTTACAGGCAGCTAGGAGGATGCAGAAAGCTGCTCTTATAAGCAACTTCGTAGATCGTGAGTCAGAGCGGCCAGCACTCAGCCCAAATGATTTTGTTCCACTGGCAATTACAGGACTAGTATCTGAACCTGAAAAGATGGATCAATCTAGGAAACGTAAGAGAAAGTTAAG TAATGCTTTAAAGAAGATTAGATCAAACAGGAGTAGGAAAAAGGTGCAAATTTCTTCCAAGGAAGTGCCAGAGATACCTGATGGCACTCAGGTTGGCAACTTAGGTGGAAGTCGTTCTGTTGTGACTGAGACAACAATGGAATACTGTCCAGAAAATAACAGTCATGCTGAACGAGGTCAAGATCATCCATCATCTAATTCTAATTTGACACCATTAATGACAACCAGCTTTCAAGGGGTTGATTCCAGTCAGAGCCAGTGGCTTCCCGACTTGCATCCTAAGGGACATAAGCATGTGGACAGAGATGGAAACAGCAAGAGTCTTCTCCTGTCACCCCCTGAAAACTTGGATGCTGGAATAATAAATGGTGACGTTTCTCAGACCTTCCCCCCGAACAGTACCACatcaagcaagaaaagaagagcTAATAAGCAGCATTCTAGGAAGAACATATGTGCTAAATCAAGTGAAGGGAGTTCTGTGTTATCAGAAACAACTATTGATGCTAGTGCATTGGTTAATTTAGTGACAACCAATGAAGAGGACAACATACTTGGTCAGCGTGATGCTCCTGGCAAGAAGAGGGTACCCAAGCTGCATTCAGAGAGTTCAGAATGGACTGGTAGCCTTGACTGTCTGCTGCCGCCACTCGAGAATTCAGAATTAAGAGTAACTGGTACTGAAATCATGAACAAATCCTCTTTATTTGGGACCCCTACAAATGAGAAGAGGAAGGCTTTGAAGCTTCCATGCAGgaggaaaagaagaaatgaagaacCATCAAGGAAAGACCAATGTTTTGCTGCTGTTCCTTTTCAGCAGGATACcagcaaaaaatcaaaagccaGAGGCAAATCTTGTTCTAAGAAGGTTTTAGAAACCAAAAATGAAGATGATGTTGTGCTTGCCTCCTTCCTTACGgataaatcaaagaagaaaagacTTAAAGTTGCACAAAATGCTGATCAGGCTCGCTTATCCTCCAGTATGATAACGAGGCCTGAAGTGCTCTCCAGAGTAGATCAACCTAGCAATGGTAATAAATTGTTGTCTGTTGTGCACAATATCGAAGGACAGACATGCTCCGATGGCAGAAGTTCAGAAAATGGTTTATCCTGTGATACGAATGCACATCGATCAAATCATATGCAGACAGAGCGCTGTGAGTTAGATGTGAACAATCATGGCATATTCGCTCCCATGGAAGGAGTGAGAGAACCAGGAAGCATCGACCAGGAAGCTGTTCTTGAGCCTGGTGACATTTCTCCTGCTGGAAGTGGTTCTGGGGTTAACACCCACTCCCATGCAAGAAAGGGGCCGCAGCTGCATTCCAAAGGGGCAGAACAACCTCGCCGTGGTACAGATCCAGACAACTTGTCATGTTCTGTAAAGAACTCAATTGGATCAAGCAGCAAGCCAACTATCATAGGCCATGACATTGAGCCAGGTGGACGGTCTAGCCACTCTCCATCAGCCAGTGGGGAAGCCTTAAAGTATTATAAAAGACGTTCAAAACGCTGA
- the LOC118050980 gene encoding uncharacterized protein isoform X2 — protein MSRFRRPNDDDEEEEEDDDDDFQNDMEALRQACLLTGTNLTNISPSAAVSDRSGEADGNSCGDASVSDSGSEDDFELFRSVQNRFATSADSLEPLSLRPLCALLPVSDDEEDDFETLCAVKRRFAAYDNNNNEEKLKTEMEKPEVGVSDNSLVERNTACEVLPVTEQDDNAANLLGDNVEIGNSASAEENELDGGRLSMLELDYSSFPKSAQVFIDAIKRNRSCQKFIQNKLIQIEARIEENNKLKSKVKILKDFQFSCRKITGMALSLRKDPRIQLVSARKKSDSKHPKVNGKKVSPLQDGPVENSHVANYRTALTNFPLSLNRKKWTETEKENLGKGVRQQFQEMMLQFSMDQFSSEGSPEDGKNLDSILASIRDLEITPEKIREFLPRVNWDQLASLYVAGRSGAECEARWLNFEDMLINQSPWTIKEDKNLLLIVQEKGVTNWFDIAVSLGTNRTPSQCLSRFQRSLNARILKREWTKEEDAQLRIAVETYGESDWQSVASTLEGRAGTQCSNRWKKTLHPAIRRVGRWTLDEDKRLKVAVKLFGPKKWDKIAQFVPGRTQVQCRERWVNCLDPSMNRDEWTEEEDLRLKAAIEECGYCWSKVAERLPQRTDNQCLRRWKVLVPHEVPLLQAARRMQKAALISNFVDRESERPALSPNDFVPLAITGLVSEPEKMDQSRKRKRKLRREESQMEKVAAPGNALKKIRSNRSRKKVQISSKEVPEIPDGTQVGNLGGSRSVVTETTMEYCPENNSHAERGQDHPSSNSNLTPLMTTSFQGVDSSQSQWLPDLHPKGHKHVDRDGNSKSLLLSPPENLDAGIINGDVSQTFPPNSTTSSKKRRANKQHSRKNICAKSSEGSSVLSETTIDASALVNLVTTNEEDNILGQRDAPGKKRVPKLHSESSEWTGSLDCLLPPLENSELRVTGTEIMNKSSLFGTPTNEKRKALKLPCRRKRRNEEPSRKDQCFAAVPFQQDTSKKSKARGKSCSKKVLETKNEDDVVLASFLTDKSKKKRLKVAQNADQARLSSSMITRPEVLSRVDQPSNGNKLLSVVHNIEGQTCSDGRSSENGLSCDTNAHRSNHMQTERCELDVNNHGIFAPMEGVREPGSIDQEAVLEPGDISPAGSGSGVNTHSHARKGPQLHSKGAEQPRRGTDPDNLSCSVKNSIGSSSKPTIIGHDIEPGGRSSHSPSASGEALKYYKRRSKR, from the exons ATGTCTCGTTTCCGACGCCCGAATGACGacgatgaggaggaggaggaagatgaCGACGACGACTTCCAAAACGACATGGAGGCTCTCAGGCAAGCTTGCTTACTAACTGGCACTAACCTCACCAATATCTCTCCTTCCGCCGCTGTCTCCGACAGAAGCGGTGAAGCAGATGGAAATTCCTGTGGTGACGCCTCCGTTTCGGATTCGGGGAGCGAGGATGACTTTGAATTGTTTCGGAGCGTCCAGAATCGGTTTGCGACATCGGCGGATTCACTCGAGCCGTTGTCTTTAAGACCTCTTTGTGCGCTTCTGCCGGTTTCAGATGATGAGGAGGATGATTTCGAAACACTCTGTGCTGTTAAACGCCGTTTTGCCGCCTAtgataacaataacaatgaaG aaaaattgaaaactgAAATGGAGAAACCTGAGGTTGGAGTTTCGGATAATTCATTAGTTGAAAGAAATACTGCTTGTGAAGTGTTACCTGTTACTGAACAAGATGATAATGCTGCGAATTTGCTTGGTGATAATGTGGAGATAGGGAATTCTGCTTCTGCTGAGGAGAATGAATTGGATGGTGGTAGATTATCTATGTTGGAGTTGGACTACTCTAGTTTTCCGAAGTCGGCTCAGGTGTTTATTGATGCAATTAAGAGGAATAGGTCGTGTCAGAAGTTTATTCAAAATAAGTTAATTCAGATTGAAGCAAGAATTGAGGAGAATAATAAATTGAAGAGCAAggtgaaaattttgaaagattttcAGTTTTCGTGTAGAAAAATTACGGGAATGGCATTGTCCTTGAGGAAGGATCCACGGATACAATTAGTGTCAGCACGAAAGAAATCAGATTCTAAGCATCCAAAG GTTAATGGTAAAAAGGTCTCTCCTTTGCAAGATGGGCCAGTGGAGAACTCGCATGTTGCTAATTATAGAACAGCATTGACTAATTTTCCACTCTCACTGAATCGTAAAAAGTGGACAGAGACAGAGAAGGAAAATCTTGGAAAGGGAGTAAGACAACAATTCCAAGAAATGATGCTTCAGTTTTCCATGGATCAATTCAG TTCAGAAGGATCTCCTGAAGATGGAAAAAATTTGGATAGCATTCTAGCATCAATCAGAGATCTTGAAATTACCCCAGAAAAGATTAGAGAGTTTCTTCCAAGGGTTAATTGGGATCAGTTGGCTTCCTTGTATGTTGCAGGTCGCTCTGGTGCAGAGTGTGAAGCACG GTGGCTGAATTTCGAAGACATGTTGATAAATCAAAGTCCTTGGACCATCAAAGAGGATAAGAATCTCTTGTTAATTGTCCAGGAAAAGGGGGTCACTAACTGGTTTGATATTGCAGTATCATTGGGAACAAATAGGACTCCATCTCAGTGTCTATCTCGCTTCCAGAGGAGTTTAAATGCACGCATATTGAAGAGGGAGTGGACCAAGGAGGAGGATGCTCAACTTCGCATTGCTGTAGAAACTTATGGTGAAAGCGATTGGCAGTCTGTGGCTTCTACTTTGGAAGGACGGGCTGGTACTCAATGCTCTAACAG ATGGAAGAAAACCCTCCATCCTGCCATACGAAGGGTTGGGAGGTGGACTCTGGATGAAGACAAACGCCTGAAAGTAGCTGTAAAGCTTTTTGGTCCAAAGAAATGGGACAAAATAGCTCAATTTGTGCCAGGTAGAACTCAAGTGCAGTGTAGAGAAAG ATGGGTTAATTGTTTAGATCCTTCTATGAATCGGGATGAATGGACTGAAGAAGAGGATTTGAGGTTAAAAGCAGCAATTGAAGAATGTGGATATTGCTGGTCTAAGGTTGCTGAACGTCTCCCACAACGAACTGATAATCAGTGTTTGAG GAGATGGAAGGTGTTGGTTCCACATGAAGTGCCTCTGTTACAGGCAGCTAGGAGGATGCAGAAAGCTGCTCTTATAAGCAACTTCGTAGATCGTGAGTCAGAGCGGCCAGCACTCAGCCCAAATGATTTTGTTCCACTGGCAATTACAGGACTAGTATCTGAACCTGAAAAGATGGATCAATCTAGGAAACGTAAGAGAAAGTTAAG GAGGGAAGAATCTCAGATGGAAAAAGTTGCTGCGCCTGG TAATGCTTTAAAGAAGATTAGATCAAACAGGAGTAGGAAAAAGGTGCAAATTTCTTCCAAGGAAGTGCCAGAGATACCTGATGGCACTCAGGTTGGCAACTTAGGTGGAAGTCGTTCTGTTGTGACTGAGACAACAATGGAATACTGTCCAGAAAATAACAGTCATGCTGAACGAGGTCAAGATCATCCATCATCTAATTCTAATTTGACACCATTAATGACAACCAGCTTTCAAGGGGTTGATTCCAGTCAGAGCCAGTGGCTTCCCGACTTGCATCCTAAGGGACATAAGCATGTGGACAGAGATGGAAACAGCAAGAGTCTTCTCCTGTCACCCCCTGAAAACTTGGATGCTGGAATAATAAATGGTGACGTTTCTCAGACCTTCCCCCCGAACAGTACCACatcaagcaagaaaagaagagcTAATAAGCAGCATTCTAGGAAGAACATATGTGCTAAATCAAGTGAAGGGAGTTCTGTGTTATCAGAAACAACTATTGATGCTAGTGCATTGGTTAATTTAGTGACAACCAATGAAGAGGACAACATACTTGGTCAGCGTGATGCTCCTGGCAAGAAGAGGGTACCCAAGCTGCATTCAGAGAGTTCAGAATGGACTGGTAGCCTTGACTGTCTGCTGCCGCCACTCGAGAATTCAGAATTAAGAGTAACTGGTACTGAAATCATGAACAAATCCTCTTTATTTGGGACCCCTACAAATGAGAAGAGGAAGGCTTTGAAGCTTCCATGCAGgaggaaaagaagaaatgaagaacCATCAAGGAAAGACCAATGTTTTGCTGCTGTTCCTTTTCAGCAGGATACcagcaaaaaatcaaaagccaGAGGCAAATCTTGTTCTAAGAAGGTTTTAGAAACCAAAAATGAAGATGATGTTGTGCTTGCCTCCTTCCTTACGgataaatcaaagaagaaaagacTTAAAGTTGCACAAAATGCTGATCAGGCTCGCTTATCCTCCAGTATGATAACGAGGCCTGAAGTGCTCTCCAGAGTAGATCAACCTAGCAATGGTAATAAATTGTTGTCTGTTGTGCACAATATCGAAGGACAGACATGCTCCGATGGCAGAAGTTCAGAAAATGGTTTATCCTGTGATACGAATGCACATCGATCAAATCATATGCAGACAGAGCGCTGTGAGTTAGATGTGAACAATCATGGCATATTCGCTCCCATGGAAGGAGTGAGAGAACCAGGAAGCATCGACCAGGAAGCTGTTCTTGAGCCTGGTGACATTTCTCCTGCTGGAAGTGGTTCTGGGGTTAACACCCACTCCCATGCAAGAAAGGGGCCGCAGCTGCATTCCAAAGGGGCAGAACAACCTCGCCGTGGTACAGATCCAGACAACTTGTCATGTTCTGTAAAGAACTCAATTGGATCAAGCAGCAAGCCAACTATCATAGGCCATGACATTGAGCCAGGTGGACGGTCTAGCCACTCTCCATCAGCCAGTGGGGAAGCCTTAAAGTATTATAAAAGACGTTCAAAACGCTGA